One stretch of Xanthomonas sp. DAR 35659 DNA includes these proteins:
- a CDS encoding glycerate kinase gives MHIVIAPDAFKESLSALEVATQIEAGFRDVFPAWTYRKVPVADGGEGTVAALVAATAGRCIQHTVSGPLGTPVQACFGLSGDGRTSFVEMAAASGLALLPPAQRDPLAATSHGVGELLLAALDAGASTLVVGIGGSASTDGGAGMAQALGVRLLDADGRALAPGIGGGALAALARIDASGLDPRLRACTIQVACDVDTPLTGAQGAAAVFGPQKGATPAQVAQLEANLRHYAAVIAADLGVAVAARPGAGAGGGLAAALVALLGAPLRPGVEIVAEALGLEASLAEADLVITGEGRLDGQSARGKAPLGVARIARRLGKPVLAIAGGLDAGAALLHAQGIDAMFGAVQRPCTLEQALAEAAANLRTAARNVAEAIRIGQTLGN, from the coding sequence ATGCACATCGTCATCGCCCCGGACGCGTTCAAGGAAAGCCTGTCCGCGCTGGAGGTCGCCACGCAGATCGAAGCGGGCTTTCGCGACGTGTTCCCGGCATGGACCTACCGCAAGGTGCCGGTCGCCGACGGCGGCGAGGGCACGGTCGCGGCCCTGGTCGCGGCGACCGCTGGGCGCTGCATCCAGCACACCGTGAGCGGGCCGTTGGGCACGCCGGTGCAGGCGTGCTTCGGCCTCAGCGGCGACGGCCGCACCTCCTTCGTCGAGATGGCCGCGGCCAGTGGCCTGGCGCTGCTGCCGCCGGCGCAGCGCGACCCCCTGGCCGCCACCAGCCATGGCGTCGGCGAACTGCTGTTGGCGGCGCTGGACGCCGGCGCAAGCACGCTGGTCGTGGGGATCGGCGGCAGCGCCAGCACCGACGGCGGCGCCGGCATGGCGCAGGCGCTGGGCGTGCGCCTGCTCGATGCCGACGGCCGTGCGCTCGCGCCTGGCATCGGCGGCGGCGCGCTGGCCGCGCTCGCACGGATCGATGCGAGCGGCCTGGATCCGCGCCTGCGCGCCTGCACGATCCAGGTCGCCTGCGACGTCGATACGCCGCTGACCGGCGCGCAGGGCGCCGCGGCGGTGTTCGGGCCGCAGAAGGGGGCCACGCCGGCGCAGGTCGCGCAGCTCGAGGCCAACCTGCGCCACTACGCCGCGGTGATCGCGGCGGACCTGGGCGTGGCGGTCGCGGCGCGGCCTGGGGCTGGTGCCGGTGGCGGCCTGGCCGCGGCGCTGGTCGCGTTGCTGGGCGCGCCGCTGCGCCCGGGCGTGGAGATCGTCGCCGAGGCGCTGGGCCTGGAGGCCTCGCTGGCCGAGGCCGATCTGGTGATCACCGGCGAGGGCCGGCTCGACGGCCAGAGCGCGCGCGGCAAGGCGCCGCTCGGCGTCGCCCGCATCGCCAGGCGCCTGGGCAAGCCGGTGCTGGCGATCGCCGGCGGGCTGGACGCGGGCGCGGCGCTGCTGCACGCGCAGGGCATCGATGCGATGTTCGGCGCGGTGCAGCGCCCATGCACGCTGGAGCAGGCGCTGGCCGAGGCGGCGGCGAACCTGCGCACGGCGGCGCGCAATGTCGCCGAAGCGATCAGGATCGGCCAGACGCTGGGGAACTAG
- a CDS encoding dipeptidase — MNLHVLGLSLSLALAAALPAQAVDFTKAEMARATALQQRLLTLDSHLDTPANFERSDFDIMAAHPGTRMAQVDYPRMRAGALDGGFWAIYTGQGDRSAQAHLDDRDAGLARLLAIHRVVAAHPQQFALATTPADAARIKAAGKRVVFLSMENASPLVADPSLLRFYHAQGLRLMSTVHFLNNEFADSATDPKGPQWRGLSPAGRELVQQAQKLGIVIDQSHASDAVFDQLIALSPVPILLSHSGARAVHAHPRNIDDARLKVLAAHGGVIQLNSYGGYLIDTGASPERKAAEQALSAKYGDWEHLSLAEGRKLEQEIRALDARYPVRQATLDDFFAHLEHVLALVGPEHVGIGMDWDGGGGVAGMEDVGDLPKITAWLLRKGYSEQQIAAIWSGNVLRVMQQAQDWAAAQARTAAP; from the coding sequence ATGAACCTGCACGTCCTTGGTCTTTCCCTGTCGCTGGCGCTGGCCGCGGCGTTGCCGGCGCAGGCCGTCGACTTCACGAAAGCGGAAATGGCGCGCGCCACCGCGTTGCAGCAGCGCTTGCTGACGCTGGACTCGCATCTGGACACGCCGGCCAACTTCGAGCGCAGCGACTTCGACATCATGGCGGCGCACCCGGGCACGCGCATGGCGCAGGTGGACTACCCGCGCATGCGCGCCGGTGCGCTGGATGGCGGCTTCTGGGCGATCTACACCGGCCAGGGCGACCGCAGCGCGCAGGCGCACCTGGACGATCGCGACGCCGGGCTGGCAAGGCTGCTGGCGATCCACAGGGTGGTTGCAGCGCACCCGCAGCAGTTCGCCCTGGCCACGACGCCGGCCGATGCGGCGCGGATCAAGGCCGCCGGCAAGCGCGTGGTGTTCCTGAGCATGGAGAACGCCAGCCCGCTGGTCGCCGATCCGTCGCTGCTGCGCTTCTACCACGCGCAAGGCCTGCGCCTGATGAGCACCGTGCATTTCCTCAACAACGAATTCGCCGACTCGGCCACCGACCCGAAGGGGCCGCAGTGGCGGGGCCTGAGTCCGGCCGGGCGGGAACTGGTGCAGCAGGCGCAAAAGCTCGGCATCGTCATCGACCAGTCGCATGCCTCCGATGCGGTGTTCGACCAGTTGATCGCGCTGTCGCCGGTGCCGATCCTGCTCTCGCACAGCGGCGCGCGCGCGGTGCATGCGCATCCGCGCAACATCGACGACGCGCGGTTGAAGGTGCTGGCCGCGCACGGCGGGGTGATCCAGCTCAACTCCTATGGCGGCTATCTGATCGACACCGGCGCCAGCCCCGAGCGCAAGGCCGCCGAGCAGGCGTTGAGCGCGAAGTACGGCGACTGGGAGCACCTCAGCCTGGCCGAGGGGCGCAAGCTGGAGCAGGAGATCAGGGCGCTGGATGCCAGGTATCCGGTGCGGCAGGCGACGCTGGACGACTTCTTCGCGCATCTGGAGCATGTGCTGGCGCTGGTGGGTCCCGAGCATGTGGGCATCGGCATGGACTGGGACGGCGGCGGCGGGGTCGCCGGCATGGAGGACGTCGGCGACCTGCCGAAGATCACCGCCTGGTTGTTGCGCAAGGGCTACAGCGAGCAGCAGATCGCCGCGATCTGGAGCGGCAACGTGCTGCGCGTGATGCAGCAGGCGCAGGACTGGGCGGCGGCGCAGGCGCGCACCGCAGCGCCCTGA
- a CDS encoding DUF2628 domain-containing protein — MSTQNLPERAPLSPKWQFRFDFFDRHGGPSSPGFKPAFKALSFGDRLKVNMNFFAFFFGWIYFFILGLWRKAIVLICISVLLGVLSFFLPRMVVNGLGVAYSVLVGMIANYAYYLEVKQGSTSWNPFEGMRWW, encoded by the coding sequence ATGAGCACCCAGAATCTTCCCGAGCGCGCGCCGCTCAGCCCGAAGTGGCAGTTCCGGTTCGACTTCTTCGACCGCCACGGCGGCCCGTCCTCGCCCGGCTTCAAGCCGGCGTTCAAGGCGCTCTCGTTCGGCGACCGGCTGAAGGTCAACATGAACTTCTTCGCGTTCTTCTTCGGCTGGATCTACTTCTTCATCCTCGGCCTGTGGCGCAAGGCGATCGTGCTGATCTGCATCTCGGTGCTGCTCGGCGTGCTGTCGTTCTTCCTGCCGCGGATGGTGGTCAATGGCCTCGGCGTCGCCTACTCGGTGCTGGTCGGCATGATCGCCAACTATGCCTACTACCTGGAAGTGAAGCAGGGCAGCACCAGCTGGAACCCCTTCGAAGGCATGCGCTGGTGGTAA
- a CDS encoding tryptophan halogenase family protein — protein MAQIRKVVIAGGGTAGWIAASALAHQFRDLLDITLVESEQIGTVGVGESTVPPIRSFHRFLQIDEQEFLHTVAGTFKLSISFENWRRPGERYLHPFGITGQSTLVCAFHHFWLEAQRRGMPSELGDYCLETVASRVDRFALQQTPPVNYAYHLDAGLYAGLLRRHAERHGLKRVEGKIQQVRQDPESGFVQALLLEDGTLLEGDLFIDCTGFRGLLTEQTLHSGYEDWKQWLPCDRAVAVQTEAVAPPVPYTRAIAHAAGWRWHIPLQHRVGCGLVFSSAHMSDDEARAKLLHDAAAPAIKEPWLVPFRSGRRLKAWNKNVVALGLASGFIEPLESTSIHLTIAAVMRLITLFPTDGIAPSMVDIYNEVSRAEMEHVRDFIILHYHANQRDEPMWQACREMALPESLQQRLRAWRERAHAWQGSDELFRVDSWIHVLLGQGIVPTQHHLLARALPDRELQRFLDAIRQPIDDAVARMPSQEAFIARYCQAGPEVWAGRTPSRMPTPA, from the coding sequence ATGGCCCAGATACGCAAGGTGGTGATCGCGGGCGGCGGCACGGCGGGCTGGATCGCCGCCAGCGCGCTGGCGCACCAGTTCCGCGACCTGCTGGACATCACCCTGGTCGAGTCCGAGCAGATCGGCACGGTCGGCGTCGGCGAATCCACGGTGCCGCCGATCCGCAGCTTCCACCGCTTCCTGCAGATCGACGAACAGGAGTTCCTGCACACCGTCGCCGGCACCTTCAAGCTCTCCATCTCCTTCGAGAACTGGCGCCGGCCGGGCGAGCGCTATCTGCATCCGTTCGGCATCACCGGGCAAAGCACCCTGGTCTGCGCGTTCCATCACTTCTGGCTGGAGGCGCAGCGGCGCGGCATGCCGTCGGAGTTGGGCGACTATTGCCTGGAGACGGTGGCTTCGCGCGTGGACCGCTTCGCGTTGCAGCAGACGCCGCCGGTCAATTACGCCTATCACCTCGATGCCGGGCTGTACGCCGGCCTGTTGCGCCGCCACGCCGAGCGCCACGGGCTCAAGCGCGTGGAAGGCAAGATCCAGCAGGTGCGGCAGGATCCGGAAAGCGGTTTCGTGCAGGCGCTGCTGCTGGAAGACGGCACCCTGCTCGAGGGCGATCTGTTCATCGACTGCACCGGCTTCCGCGGCCTGCTGACCGAGCAGACCCTGCACAGCGGCTACGAGGACTGGAAGCAGTGGCTGCCGTGCGACCGCGCGGTGGCGGTGCAGACCGAGGCGGTGGCGCCGCCGGTGCCGTACACCCGCGCCATCGCCCACGCCGCCGGCTGGCGCTGGCACATTCCGCTGCAGCATCGCGTCGGCTGCGGGCTGGTGTTCTCCAGCGCGCACATGTCCGACGACGAAGCGCGCGCCAAGCTCCTGCACGACGCCGCCGCGCCGGCGATCAAGGAGCCGTGGCTGGTGCCGTTCCGCAGCGGCCGCCGGCTCAAGGCCTGGAACAAGAACGTGGTCGCGCTCGGCCTGGCCAGCGGCTTCATCGAGCCGCTGGAATCGACCAGCATCCACCTCACCATCGCCGCGGTGATGCGGCTGATCACCCTGTTCCCGACCGACGGCATCGCCCCGTCGATGGTGGACATCTACAACGAGGTCAGCCGCGCCGAGATGGAGCACGTGCGCGATTTCATCATCCTGCACTACCACGCCAACCAGCGCGACGAGCCGATGTGGCAGGCCTGCCGCGAGATGGCCCTGCCCGAGTCGCTGCAGCAGCGGCTGCGCGCCTGGCGCGAACGCGCGCACGCCTGGCAGGGCAGCGACGAGCTGTTCCGGGTGGATTCGTGGATCCACGTGTTGCTCGGCCAGGGCATCGTGCCGACGCAGCATCACCTGCTGGCGCGCGCGCTGCCGGACCGGGAACTGCAGCGCTTCCTCGACGCGATCCGCCAGCCCATCGACGACGCGGTGGCGCGCATGCCGTCGCAGGAGGCGTTCATCGCGCGCTACTGCCAGGCCGGGCCGGAGGTGTGGGCCGGTCGCACCCCGTCCAGGATGCCGACGCCGGCCTGA
- a CDS encoding SapC family protein, which translates to MARYELLNNVAHQDLRVILRFGTEFGDATGVVQAFPTEFAELQREYPILLRKRADGDGYQAVALLGFEQHENLFLHGERWNAAYLPGIVAKGPFLIGFQEQYEDGQLRREPVIHVDLDHPRVSFGEGERVFLPQGGHSPYLEHIITVLRGIRDGVEGGDAMFAAFDALGLIQPLRIDVQLGQAHNVHLAGLYGIDRERLAALDAASLHGLHQAGYLEGAYLLLASLHNMRRLIAEKQRRLQALDTAAAAAGQAA; encoded by the coding sequence ATGGCCCGCTACGAACTGCTCAACAACGTCGCCCACCAGGACCTGCGCGTGATCCTGCGCTTCGGTACCGAGTTCGGCGACGCCACCGGCGTGGTCCAGGCGTTTCCCACCGAGTTCGCCGAACTGCAGCGCGAGTATCCGATCCTGCTGCGCAAGCGGGCGGACGGGGACGGCTACCAGGCGGTGGCATTGCTGGGCTTCGAGCAGCACGAGAACCTGTTCCTGCACGGCGAGCGCTGGAATGCCGCCTACCTGCCGGGCATCGTCGCCAAGGGGCCGTTCCTGATCGGCTTCCAGGAGCAGTACGAGGACGGGCAGCTGCGCCGCGAGCCGGTGATCCATGTCGATCTGGACCACCCGCGCGTGAGCTTCGGCGAAGGCGAGCGGGTGTTCCTGCCGCAGGGCGGACACAGCCCGTACCTGGAGCACATCATCACCGTGCTGCGCGGCATCCGCGACGGCGTGGAAGGCGGCGATGCGATGTTCGCCGCCTTCGATGCGCTGGGGCTGATCCAGCCGTTGCGCATCGACGTGCAACTCGGGCAGGCGCACAACGTGCACCTGGCCGGACTGTACGGCATCGACCGCGAGCGGCTGGCCGCGCTGGATGCGGCGTCGTTGCACGGATTGCACCAGGCCGGCTACCTGGAAGGGGCCTACCTGTTGCTGGCCTCGCTGCACAACATGCGCCGGCTGATCGCCGAGAAGCAGCGTCGCCTGCAAGCGCTGGACACCGCCGCGGCCGCCGCCGGGCAGGCCGCCTGA
- a CDS encoding cupin-like domain-containing protein, producing the protein MADLAAIAERSDCRATALPLAELLEAGEPVVLRGLVHEWTLVQAGLRGADAAMDLLRGHSNGCALQYSYGAPDIAGRPFYNEDFTALNFEVRRGDLSGLLEEIAAHQDDPRPPAYYLASLPVDDALPGFRAGNDVDFAAHWVQTRPSIWIGNRITASCHYDAPHNLACCAVGRRRFTVFPPDQIGNLYPGPLEPTPGGQAISVVDFAAPDFDRYPRFREALAHGRSAVLEPGDALFLPGLWWHHVEGLEPFNVLVNYWWSSVPAWLPPPLPALYHALWALRDRPPAEKAAWRAVFDYYVFGPAERAGAHLPEQARQVLGPIDDARARQLRAMLLARLNR; encoded by the coding sequence GTGGCGGACCTGGCGGCGATCGCCGAACGCAGCGACTGCCGAGCCACGGCGCTGCCGCTGGCCGAATTGCTGGAGGCCGGCGAACCGGTGGTGTTGCGTGGGCTGGTGCACGAGTGGACGCTGGTCCAGGCCGGATTGCGCGGCGCCGACGCGGCGATGGACCTGCTGCGCGGGCACAGCAACGGATGCGCGCTGCAGTATTCCTACGGCGCGCCGGACATCGCCGGGCGGCCGTTCTACAACGAGGACTTCACCGCGTTGAACTTCGAGGTGCGGCGCGGCGACCTGTCGGGCCTGCTCGAGGAGATCGCCGCGCACCAGGACGATCCGCGGCCGCCGGCCTACTACCTGGCCTCGCTGCCGGTGGACGATGCCCTGCCGGGCTTTCGTGCCGGCAACGACGTGGACTTCGCCGCGCATTGGGTGCAGACGCGGCCGAGCATCTGGATCGGCAACCGCATCACCGCCTCCTGCCACTACGACGCGCCGCACAACCTGGCCTGCTGCGCGGTCGGACGGCGCCGCTTCACCGTGTTCCCGCCCGATCAGATCGGCAATCTCTACCCCGGTCCGCTGGAACCTACGCCGGGTGGGCAGGCGATCAGCGTGGTGGATTTCGCCGCACCGGATTTCGACCGCTACCCGCGTTTCCGCGAGGCGCTGGCGCATGGCCGCAGCGCGGTGCTGGAACCGGGCGATGCGCTGTTCCTGCCCGGGCTGTGGTGGCACCACGTGGAAGGGCTGGAGCCGTTCAACGTGCTGGTCAACTACTGGTGGAGCAGCGTGCCGGCCTGGCTGCCGCCGCCGCTGCCGGCGCTGTACCACGCGCTGTGGGCGCTGCGCGACCGCCCGCCGGCGGAGAAGGCGGCGTGGCGTGCAGTGTTCGACTACTACGTGTTCGGGCCGGCCGAGCGCGCCGGCGCGCATCTGCCGGAACAGGCGCGGCAGGTACTGGGGCCGATCGACGACGCGCGCGCGCGGCAGCTGCGCGCGATGTTGCTGGCCAGGCTCAACCGCTGA
- a CDS encoding glutathione S-transferase family protein codes for MLALYGKSSSINVRKVLWLCTELDLAIDRQHHDSRVASADIPGLRALNPNALVPVLRDGDFVLWESNSICRYLAARQRRTDLLPDAPQARALVEQWMDWQATDLNAAWRYAFLALVRDSPAHRDATAIARSTQDWHRHMGILDAQLQRTGAYAAGAHFTLADIVLGLSTQRWMATPMARPPLPAVTAYYERLSARPGFLAHGRNGLP; via the coding sequence ATGCTCGCTCTCTACGGCAAGTCGTCCTCGATCAACGTGCGCAAGGTGCTCTGGCTGTGCACGGAACTGGACCTGGCGATCGACCGGCAGCACCACGACAGCCGCGTCGCCTCCGCGGATATCCCCGGGTTGCGCGCGCTCAACCCCAACGCGCTGGTGCCGGTGTTGCGCGATGGCGATTTCGTGCTGTGGGAATCCAACAGCATCTGCCGCTATCTGGCGGCGCGGCAGCGGCGCACGGACCTGCTGCCGGACGCGCCCCAGGCGCGCGCCCTGGTCGAACAGTGGATGGACTGGCAGGCCACCGACCTCAACGCCGCCTGGCGCTACGCGTTCCTGGCGCTGGTGCGCGACAGCCCCGCCCACCGCGACGCCACGGCGATCGCGCGCAGCACGCAGGACTGGCATCGGCACATGGGCATCCTCGATGCGCAGTTGCAGCGCACCGGCGCCTATGCGGCGGGTGCGCACTTCACCCTGGCCGACATCGTGCTCGGCCTGTCCACCCAGCGCTGGATGGCCACGCCGATGGCGCGGCCGCCGCTCCCGGCGGTGACGGCGTACTACGAGCGCCTGTCGGCACGCCCCGGGTTCCTGGCCCACGGGCGCAACGGCCTGCCCTGA
- a CDS encoding MFS transporter, with protein sequence MHPNPPQTDAAPAGLSSGLIALFAAACGLAVANIYFSQPLIGLIAPELRLQPGLAGLIVALTQLGYGAGLLLLVPLADVAENRRLAILLLGGVVLGLVGIGLSHSAAGFLLGSFVVGVCAVATQILVPFASHLAPEASRGRVVGTVMGGLLAGIMLARPFSSFVAATLGWRAVFFLSAALMLALMAVLRWRLPQRRPAQRASYGRVLASLPRLYAATPLLRRRAFYQGMMFAAFNVFWTGSPLLLAQSFGLDQRHIALFALAGAAGALVAPVAGRMADRGWTRPATGWALAAAALSFGIGAWAAHAHALLWLVVAALILDAAVQVCQVLSLRSIYMLAPEQRGRLNGLFMTSVFLCGATGSVLAAAVFAYAGWSGLSLLGAGFGAAALLFYFSEFRRTVVPAR encoded by the coding sequence ATGCACCCGAACCCGCCCCAGACCGATGCGGCGCCCGCCGGCCTGTCCTCCGGCCTGATCGCGCTGTTCGCCGCCGCCTGCGGCCTGGCGGTGGCCAACATCTACTTCTCGCAGCCGCTGATCGGCCTGATCGCGCCGGAATTGCGGCTGCAGCCTGGCCTGGCCGGATTGATCGTCGCCTTGACCCAGCTCGGCTATGGCGCCGGCCTGCTGTTGCTGGTGCCGCTGGCCGACGTGGCCGAGAACCGGCGCCTGGCGATCCTGCTGCTCGGCGGCGTGGTGCTGGGCCTGGTCGGGATCGGCCTGTCGCACTCGGCGGCCGGCTTCCTGCTCGGTTCCTTCGTGGTCGGCGTGTGCGCCGTGGCCACCCAGATCCTGGTTCCGTTCGCCTCGCACCTGGCGCCGGAGGCCAGCCGCGGCCGCGTGGTCGGCACGGTGATGGGCGGATTGCTGGCCGGGATCATGCTGGCGAGGCCGTTCTCCAGTTTCGTCGCCGCCACCCTGGGCTGGCGCGCGGTGTTCTTCCTGTCGGCGGCGCTGATGCTGGCGTTGATGGCGGTGCTGCGCTGGCGCCTGCCGCAGCGCCGCCCGGCGCAGCGCGCCTCCTACGGCCGCGTGCTGGCCTCGCTGCCGCGGCTGTACGCCGCCACCCCGTTGCTGCGCCGGCGCGCGTTCTACCAGGGCATGATGTTCGCCGCCTTCAACGTGTTCTGGACCGGCTCGCCGCTGTTGCTGGCGCAGTCGTTCGGCCTGGACCAGCGGCACATCGCGCTGTTCGCGCTGGCCGGCGCCGCCGGCGCCCTGGTCGCGCCGGTGGCCGGGCGCATGGCCGACCGCGGCTGGACCCGCCCGGCCACGGGCTGGGCGCTGGCCGCCGCGGCGCTGTCGTTCGGCATCGGTGCCTGGGCCGCGCACGCGCATGCGTTGCTGTGGCTGGTGGTCGCCGCGCTGATCCTGGATGCGGCGGTGCAGGTGTGCCAGGTGCTGAGCCTGCGCAGCATCTACATGCTGGCGCCCGAGCAGCGCGGCCGCCTCAACGGGCTGTTCATGACCTCGGTGTTCCTGTGCGGCGCCACCGGCTCGGTGCTGGCCGCGGCGGTGTTCGCCTATGCCGGCTGGAGCGGACTGTCGCTGCTCGGCGCCGGCTTCGGCGCGGCCGCGCTGCTGTTCTACTTCAGCGAATTCCGGCGAACGGTGGTGCCTGCGCGGTGA
- a CDS encoding amino acid permease: MSFLFRRKSLDLVTVHEAGRRLVPTLSWPHLVALGIGAIVGTGIYTLIGVGAHLAGPAVLLSFAVAGAICACAALAYAEMATMMPTAGSAYTYSYVALGESIAWVVGWSLILEYSLVVSTVAVGWSGYAVGFLKGVGVDLPLWLTAGPHVKGGFVNLPAVLITFVVAGMLMVGTQASATVNAVLVVVKIVALTMFVAIALPHFDSARMEPFMPFGFVKSVGADGVERGVMAAAAIIFFAFYGFDAISTAAEETKKPERDLAIGILGSMVGCTLIYVLVALAAVGAMRYTVFGQSAEPLALILRELGQGKAATLIAAAAVIALPTVLLAFLYGQSRIFFVMSRDGLLPRGLSKVSARTGTPVATTLFTAVLVAALAGVARLDEIAALANAGTLAAFIAVAACLLVLRVREPGRARKFRTPLAWVVAPLAIGGCLYLFWSLPYKTQGWFLLWNAIGVVAYLLYGRHNSRLQREGAQS; the protein is encoded by the coding sequence ATGTCGTTCCTGTTCCGGCGCAAGTCGCTCGATCTGGTCACCGTCCACGAGGCCGGACGCCGGCTGGTGCCGACGCTGAGCTGGCCGCACCTGGTGGCGCTGGGCATCGGCGCGATCGTCGGCACCGGCATCTACACCCTGATCGGGGTCGGCGCGCACCTGGCCGGGCCGGCGGTGCTGCTGTCCTTCGCGGTGGCCGGCGCGATCTGCGCCTGCGCCGCGCTGGCCTACGCGGAAATGGCGACGATGATGCCGACCGCCGGCAGCGCCTACACCTACAGCTACGTCGCGCTCGGCGAGAGCATCGCCTGGGTGGTCGGCTGGAGCCTGATCCTGGAGTACTCGCTGGTGGTCAGCACGGTCGCGGTCGGCTGGTCCGGCTATGCGGTGGGCTTCCTCAAGGGCGTGGGCGTGGACCTGCCGCTGTGGCTGACCGCCGGGCCGCACGTGAAGGGCGGCTTCGTCAACCTGCCGGCGGTGCTGATCACCTTCGTGGTCGCCGGCATGCTGATGGTCGGCACCCAGGCCAGCGCCACCGTCAACGCGGTGCTGGTGGTGGTGAAGATCGTCGCGTTGACCATGTTCGTGGCGATCGCGCTGCCGCATTTCGACAGCGCGCGGATGGAGCCGTTCATGCCGTTCGGCTTCGTCAAGTCGGTGGGCGCGGACGGTGTCGAGCGCGGGGTGATGGCGGCTGCGGCGATCATCTTCTTCGCCTTCTACGGGTTCGACGCGATCTCCACCGCGGCCGAGGAGACCAAGAAGCCCGAGCGCGACCTGGCGATCGGCATCCTCGGCTCGATGGTCGGCTGCACGCTGATCTACGTGCTGGTGGCGCTGGCCGCGGTCGGCGCGATGCGCTACACGGTGTTCGGGCAGAGCGCCGAGCCGCTGGCGCTGATCCTGCGCGAACTCGGCCAGGGCAAGGCGGCGACGCTGATCGCCGCGGCCGCGGTGATCGCGCTGCCGACCGTGCTGCTGGCGTTCCTGTACGGGCAGAGCCGGATCTTCTTCGTGATGTCGCGCGACGGCCTGCTGCCGCGCGGGCTGTCCAAGGTCAGCGCGCGCACCGGCACGCCGGTGGCGACCACGCTGTTCACCGCGGTGCTGGTGGCGGCGCTGGCCGGCGTGGCGCGGCTGGACGAGATCGCCGCGCTGGCCAACGCCGGCACCCTGGCCGCGTTCATCGCGGTCGCCGCGTGCCTGCTGGTACTGCGCGTGCGCGAACCCGGGCGCGCCCGCAAGTTCCGCACGCCGCTGGCGTGGGTGGTCGCACCGCTGGCGATCGGCGGCTGCCTGTACCTGTTCTGGAGCCTGCCGTACAAAACGCAGGGCTGGTTCCTGCTGTGGAACGCGATCGGCGTGGTGGCCTACCTGCTCTACGGGCGGCACAACAGCCGGTTGCAGCGTGAGGGCGCGCAATCGTGA
- a CDS encoding DUF6882 domain-containing protein: MTPAFQATLARHIGSAFARQIALADVLGERSWRLELSEGIAHFGDDLHFPVQLLGSAAEDSGTWLWAWANTASNLPEPLLIAANALRARGEREGPAELVTASLPLDDDDNDGHSVALLAAALSARCYYRGPYRGGALFFLLDDVPAEVFAPCDDPRVLRLLGQLVAQFPLDNRAMTEGFLEDQGYALQRAPGQTVAVRGGGQITLSFDALDRLAQVEGNLAPQQHPKTAKKPAPKWQFWKK, translated from the coding sequence GTGACGCCCGCCTTCCAGGCGACCCTGGCGCGCCACATCGGCAGCGCCTTCGCCCGCCAGATCGCCTTGGCCGACGTGCTCGGCGAGCGTAGCTGGCGGTTGGAGTTGTCCGAGGGCATCGCCCACTTCGGCGACGACCTGCACTTCCCGGTGCAGTTGCTGGGCAGCGCCGCCGAGGACAGCGGCACCTGGCTGTGGGCCTGGGCCAATACCGCCAGCAACCTGCCGGAGCCCCTGCTGATCGCGGCCAATGCGTTGCGCGCGCGCGGCGAGCGCGAGGGCCCGGCCGAGCTGGTCACGGCCTCGCTGCCGCTGGATGACGACGACAACGACGGCCATTCGGTGGCCCTGCTCGCCGCCGCGCTGAGCGCGCGCTGCTACTACCGTGGCCCATACCGGGGCGGCGCGCTGTTCTTCCTGCTCGACGATGTTCCGGCCGAGGTGTTCGCGCCTTGCGACGATCCGCGCGTCCTCCGCTTGCTCGGGCAACTGGTCGCGCAGTTTCCGCTCGACAACCGGGCGATGACCGAGGGCTTTCTCGAGGATCAGGGCTATGCGCTACAGCGTGCGCCAGGGCAGACCGTCGCGGTGCGCGGCGGCGGTCAGATCACGCTTAGCTTCGATGCGCTGGATCGGTTGGCCCAAGTGGAAGGCAACCTCGCCCCGCAGCAGCACCCCAAGACGGCGAAAAAACCGGCGCCGAAATGGCAGTTCTGGAAAAAGTAA